The nucleotide window AACGAGGGCGCGCGCGTCACACGCGGCGAGGGCGAGCGCCAGCGCGAGGAGAAAGTGCAGGATTTCCGCGGCGCCATGCAGTGGCTGATCCGCGAGGCCGAGCGCACCACGTCACGCCAGCGCTACAAGGGCCTGGGCGAGATGAACCCCGAGCAGCTGTGGGAAACCACCATGGACCCGGAGGTGCGGCGCCTCTTGCGCGTGCAGATCGACGACGCCATCGAGGCGGACCGGGTGTTCACGATGCTGATGGGCGACGAGGTGGAGCCGCGGCGCGATTTCATTGAGGCGAACGCGCTGCGGGCGGTGAACGTGGACGTGTGAAGTTTTTGTATACGGCTTCAAGATTTAAGAATTAGAGACCGAAGAGTTGAGAAACCTTTGGGTCTCGCGTCTCTACCGAAGAGTTCAAGCTTCCATTTCTCTGATCAGAAGCGCTGCCAGCCAACGGATGCAAGCCGCGCCACGGAAATTGAATTGACGGGGCATACTTTGAATCTATGTCCCTCGTTCAGCCACCCGATCTGCCCTTCTCTCAGGCCTGCGAGAACAATCAGGAACCTATTCTTTCCGTGCTCGCGCAGGCGTTCGCCGACCGCCGCCGGGTACTGGAAATCGGCTCTGGCACGGGCCAGCACGGGGTGTACTTCGCGCCGCGCCTGCCGCACCTCGCCTGGCAGACCAGCGACCTGGCCGAGAACCACGCCGGCATCCGCGCCTGGCAGGCCCACCGCCCCGCTCCCAATCTGCTGCCTCCCCTGCTGCTGGACCTGCGCACCAGTGACTGGCCGCAGGGTGCGTTCGATGCGGTGTTCACCAGCAACACCGCACACATCGTGGCGTGGCCGCTGGTGCAGCGTTTGATGGCGTTGGTGGGCGCGCATTTGCCTTCGGGCGGTGTGCTGGCGATGTACGGACCCTTCAATGTCGGCGGCGCGTTCACCAGCGACAGCAACCGCGACTTCGATGCCTGGCTGCGTTCGCGTGATCCCGCAAGTGGGCTGCGCGATGTCGAGG belongs to Melaminivora suipulveris and includes:
- a CDS encoding DUF938 domain-containing protein; the protein is MSLVQPPDLPFSQACENNQEPILSVLAQAFADRRRVLEIGSGTGQHGVYFAPRLPHLAWQTSDLAENHAGIRAWQAHRPAPNLLPPLLLDLRTSDWPQGAFDAVFTSNTAHIVAWPLVQRLMALVGAHLPSGGVLAMYGPFNVGGAFTSDSNRDFDAWLRSRDPASGLRDVEDVVALALQHGLRLEGDHAMPANNRLLILRRNVSGRP